A DNA window from Vanessa cardui chromosome 16, ilVanCard2.1, whole genome shotgun sequence contains the following coding sequences:
- the LOC124536352 gene encoding pupal cuticle protein C1B-like, whose product MFKLFIFACFLAVAAAKPGVLPLAYTAPFAAAYTAPVAAAYTAPVAYSAYSAYTAPVAAYSAYTYASPYSAYYLRR is encoded by the exons ATGTTCAAACTT TTCATCTTCGCCTGCTTCCTCGCCGTCGCCGCCGCCAAGCCCGGTGTCTTACCGCTGGCGTACACCGCTCCCTTCGCGGCAGCGTACACAGCCCCCGTGGCTGCGGCGTACACCGCTCCAGTGGCCTACTCTGCGTACTCGGCTTACACCGCCCCAGTGGCCGCTTACTCCGCCTACACTTACGCGTCTCCCTACTCCGCCTACTACCTACGCCGTTGA
- the LOC124536349 gene encoding vitelline membrane protein Vm26Ab-like, producing the protein MFKLFIFACFLAVAAAKPGVLPLAYTAPFAAAYTAPVAAAYTTPVAAAYTAPVAYSAYSAYTAPVAAYSAYTYASPYSAYYLRR; encoded by the exons ATGTTCAAACTT TTCATCTTCGCCTGCTTCCTCGCCGTCGCCGCCGCCAAGCCCGGTGTCTTACCGCTGGCATACACCGCGCCCTTCGCGGCAGCGTACACAGCCCCCGTGGCGGCAGCGTACACAACCCCCGTGGCTGCGGCGTACACCGCTCCAGTCGCCTACTCTGCGTACTCGGCTTACACCGCCCCAGTGGCCGCTTACTCCGCCTACACTTACGCGTCTCCTTACTCCGCCTACTACCTACGCCGTTga
- the LOC124536346 gene encoding vitelline membrane protein Vm26Ab-like, translating to MFKLFIFACFLAVAAAKPGVLPLAYTAPFAAAYTAPVAAAYTAPVAAAYTAPVAAAYTAPVAYSAYSAYTAPVAAYSAYTYASPYSAYYLRR from the exons ATGTTCAAActt TTCATCTTCGCCTGCTTCCTCGCCGTCGCCGCGGCCAAGCCCGGTGTCTTACCGCTGGCGTACACCGCTCCCTTCGCGGCAGCGTACACAGCCCCCGTGGCGGCAGCGTACACAGCCCCCGTGGCGGCAGCGTACACAGCCCCCGTGGCTGCGGCGTACACCGCTCCAGTCGCCTACTCGGCGTACTCGGCTTACACCGCCCCAGTGGCCGCTTACTCCGCCTACACTTACGCGTCTCCTTACTCCGCCTACTACCTGCGCCGTTGA